In the genome of Thermodesulfobacteriota bacterium, one region contains:
- the ald gene encoding alanine dehydrogenase: protein MIVGILKEIKAEENRVSMTPGGVELMVQNGHVVLVERNAGVSSGFDDFSYVELGAEIIAVPEEIYGRSEMVMRVKEPQPSEYGLIREDQIIFTYLHLAVSEELTQTLIKRKSVNIAYETIQKEDGTLPLLTPMSEVAGRMAIQQGSKYLEMEHGGHGILLGGVPGVDPGTVVILGGGVVGTNAAKTACGLGAKVYVLDKNLDRLRYLSDIMPRNCFLLMSKPATIRRLLPIADVMVGAVLIPGAKAPKLVTREMMKMMKKGTVLVDVSIDQGGCFETSRPTTHADPIYNIDGIVHYCVSNMPGALPKTSTLALTNATLPYAVEIANKGWKKAMKDNREIKRGANVVKGKVTYKGVAEAFGYEYTPIDELLN, encoded by the coding sequence CGTGTTTCGATGACTCCGGGTGGAGTAGAACTCATGGTACAGAATGGACACGTGGTACTGGTTGAACGCAATGCCGGTGTCAGCAGCGGATTTGATGATTTCAGCTATGTCGAGCTTGGAGCTGAGATCATTGCAGTTCCGGAGGAAATTTATGGCCGTTCCGAGATGGTGATGCGTGTTAAGGAACCTCAGCCTTCCGAATATGGACTCATCAGAGAAGACCAGATTATTTTCACCTATCTTCACCTGGCTGTATCTGAAGAATTAACACAGACCTTAATTAAAAGAAAATCTGTAAATATTGCATACGAAACTATCCAGAAGGAAGATGGTACCTTGCCCCTATTAACACCAATGAGCGAGGTAGCAGGTAGGATGGCGATTCAACAAGGCTCAAAGTATTTGGAGATGGAACACGGAGGGCACGGTATACTTTTGGGAGGCGTGCCTGGCGTTGATCCAGGTACCGTAGTAATTCTGGGTGGTGGTGTCGTTGGAACTAATGCTGCAAAAACTGCATGCGGTTTGGGAGCCAAAGTTTATGTCCTGGACAAGAACCTGGATCGCCTGCGGTATCTGAGCGACATCATGCCTAGGAATTGCTTCCTTTTGATGTCTAAGCCAGCCACTATTCGAAGGCTTCTCCCAATAGCTGACGTAATGGTGGGAGCAGTCCTTATTCCGGGAGCCAAAGCTCCGAAACTCGTAACGCGAGAAATGATGAAAATGATGAAGAAAGGGACTGTGTTAGTAGATGTGTCTATAGACCAAGGTGGATGCTTTGAGACTTCAAGGCCGACTACTCATGCCGATCCGATATACAATATCGATGGAATTGTGCATTATTGCGTATCAAATATGCCCGGTGCTTTGCCCAAAACCTCAACCCTTGCCTTGACCAATGCCACTTTGCCTTATGCCGTTGAGATTGCTAACAAGGGGTGGAAAAAGGCTATGAAGGACAACAGGGAAATAAAACGTGGTGCCAACGTAGTTAAAGGTAAGGTGACTTACAAAGGCGTAGCTGAGGCATTCGGTTATGAATACACTCCAATCGATGAACTTCTTAATTAA